A genome region from Eretmochelys imbricata isolate rEreImb1 chromosome 8, rEreImb1.hap1, whole genome shotgun sequence includes the following:
- the ZMAT2 gene encoding zinc finger matrin-type protein 2 produces the protein MASGSGTKNLDFRRKWDKDEYEKLAEKRLTEEREKKDGKPVQPVKRELLRHRDYKVDLESKLGKTIVITKTTPQSEMGGYYCNVCDCVVKDSINFLDHINGKKHQRNLGMSMRVERSTLDQVKKRFEVNKKKMEEKQKDYDFEERMKELREEEEKAKAYKKEKQREKKRRAEEDLTFEEDDEMAAVMGFSGFGSTKKTH, from the exons ACTAAAAACCTGGATTTCCGTCGGAAGTGGGATAAAGATGAATATGAGAAACTTGCAGAGAAACGGCTCacggaagagagagagaagaaagatg gcAAACCAGTTCAGCCTGTCAAGAGGGAACTTCTGCGGCACCGAGACTATAAAGTGGATCTGGAATCCAAGCTGGGGAAAACCATTGTCATCACCAAAACTACCCCTCAGTCAGAGATGGGAGG aTATTACTGTAATGTATGTGACTGTGTGGTGAAAGACTCCATCAACTTCTTGGATCATATCAATGGCAAAAAGC ATCAAAGGAATCTGGGCATGTCCATGAGGGTGGAGCGCTCCACACTAGATCAAGTGAAAAAACGCTTTGAAGTGAACAAGAAGAAAATGGAGGAGAAGCAAAAGGACTATGACTTTGAGGAGAGAATGAAGGAGCTCAGAGAAGAG GAGGAAAAGGCCAAAGCgtataagaaggaaaaacagagagagaagaagaggagGGCAGAGGAAGACTTGACATTTGAAGAGGATGATGAAATGGCAGCTGTGATGGGTTTCTCTGGCTTTGGCTCTACCAAGAAGACTCACTGA